The following are encoded together in the Heterodontus francisci isolate sHetFra1 chromosome 41, sHetFra1.hap1, whole genome shotgun sequence genome:
- the LOC137353437 gene encoding ferritin heavy chain, oocyte isoform-like has protein sequence MASQVCQNYHKGCEDAVNKQINLELYSSYVYLSMSYYFDRDDVALRHFAEFFKEQSREEREHAEKLMKFQNKRGGRIILENIKKPEQDEWSNGLVAMQRALQMEKVVNQSLLDLHKLSTGNTDPHLGDFLETHYLDEQVKMIKKLGDHITNLKRLGAPDNGMGEYLFDKHTLS, from the exons ATGGCCTCCCAAGTGTGTCAGAACTACCACAAAGGCTGTGAGGATGCTGTTAACAAGCAGATCAACCTGGAGCTCTATTCCTCTTATGTTTATCTGTCCATG TCCTATTACTTTGACCGGGATGATGTTGCCCTGCgtcactttgctgagttcttcaaggAGCAGTCACGTGAGGAACGGGAGCACGCTGAGAAACTGATGAAATTCCAGAATAAACGTGGAGGCCGAATCATCTTGGAGAACATCAAG AAGCCAGAGcaggatgagtggagcaatggtctGGTGGCAATGCAGAGAGCTCTGCAGATGGAGAAGGTTGTGAACCAGAGTCTGCTGGATCTGCACAAACTCTCCACTGGCAACACTGACCCTCAT CTTGGTGACTTCCTGGAGACTcactacttggatgagcaagtgaagatgatcaagaagcttggagatcacatcaccaacctgaagagaCTGGGAGCCCCTGACAATGGCATGGGAGAGTACCTGTTCGACAAGCACACCCTGAGTTGA